The following are encoded in a window of Echeneis naucrates chromosome 19, fEcheNa1.1, whole genome shotgun sequence genomic DNA:
- the plekha4 gene encoding pleckstrin homology domain-containing family A member 4 isoform X3, with protein MVEAASRRMQLVRMDDQDRVSQASSVATISYFPVTKECDGKVQTFGKRCQAAKRDPNCPVVIRGWLNKKDSSGLKLWKRRWFVLSNYCLFYYKDSREESVLGSIPLPSYKILFCTPRECKNRKFTFKVVHQGMRSYFFSADTQEDMLGWVRALSQSAAMEPDSSMSRRCSSYQDFTQIGGSSESVDFPKSPSDGEGPSQKHRHVSRTLSEPNQLTGGRMGTSHSEQRGRRRVRQRNSSPSNRTPSPSEFNRRRAYGPSQEEDSFFGQNTPPTHTEIMGTGSLTSRGQLGSRPHTPVGRVDIRPHDDPLMVPQTLFYAPASPNLEFKSTPNTPGSERWQNLTKPTATYGSVHHIPSGRRPLGKSYSTGANADLLPPLPPSSRAAHATHPPHHHHHHHHHRSHLSVCVLPAVMAPKPDSRETPPIRPLESDADAVLTRLCGCDKLLQSLSIELAQLQMDKDSVQCALEVSRLQLEEWHSQGPRAQEEALTQKALLQEDLVTIRARMCDVSLEMERVWSQYERMESELSVIRSHLQHICNFGIPQEQSQAQRELWMMEDILSGLKVNREHFRFLLGLGKHHMFQQPAPHPGSPGSPTGRSGAPMDLEQEPPARPALPLELQESQQTRDHSHVYTESPYERIYSHTDPAHRRGNSQPDLLNVKAPRDASELQSGSKWIPPEKANQSTKKTKMSEEEQIERMKRNQERLTNRKKPPMSTAAAQSQSSETQEEAPFPLRVTRVVTAVLPSSLVARRVSVEDPPAELNTPLPEQIPSQMQHRLTEQGRKMISKPPRHLPLESSDQNRSLAEMQQDQPTKRTSRQQHLAALRSSKKESWPDLRRAEATEASRSQSRDYPILGNGRESSDTRDEEQPSALLTPDMNPNPCLTPEQREAKLRRVERIRERVIRSQRECAHTQSTTSQGGGAGSSPGAPEHS; from the exons ATGGTTGAAGCAGCGAGCAGACGGATGCAATTAGTCAG AATGGATGACCAAGACAGAGTGAGCCAGGCTTCCAGCGTGGCCACCATTTCCTACTTTCCTGTCACAAAG GAATGCGATGGAAAGGTGCAAACATTTGGGAAAAGATGTCAGGCGGCCAAGAGAGACCCAAACTGTCCGGTCGTCATTAGAGGATGGCTCAACAAAAAA GATAGCTCTGGTTTGAAGCTATGGAAGAGAAGATGGTTTGTCCTCTCCAACTACTGTCTGTTCTATTATAAAG acagcagagaggagtcTGTGCTCGGCAGCATCCCGCTCCCAAGCTACAAAATCTTGTTCTGCACACCGCGGGAATGCAAGAACAGAAAGTTTACCTTCAAG GTGGTGCATCAAGGGATGCGCTCTTACTTCTTCAGTGCAGACACTCAGGAGGATATGTTGGGTTGGGTCCGAGCTCTGAGCCAATCGGCTGCAATGGAGCCAGACAGCTCCATGAGCAG GCGTTGCTCAAGTTATCAGGATTTCACTCAGATAGGCGGCAGCAGTGAATCTGTGGACTTCCCCAAATCCCCCTCTGATGGAGAAGGTCCCTCCCAAAAACACAGGCATGTCAGCAGGACTCTGAGTGAACCGAATCAGCTCACTGGTGGGAGGATGGGGACGTCACACTCCGAGCAAAGGGGGAGGCGGAGAGTGCGTCAGAGAAACAGCAG CCCTTCAAACAGAACACCCAGCCCTTCTGAATTCAACAGGAGGAGAGCTTACGGCCCAAGTCAAGAGGAGGATTCTTTCTTTGGCCAAAACACACCACCCACCCATACGGAAATTATGGGAACAGGTTCTTTGACCTCAAGAGGTCAGCTGGGGTCTCGACCTCATACACCGGTGGGAAGGGTTGATATTCGACCTCACGATGACCCACTTATGGTTCCACAGACCCTTTTCTATGCACCTGCCTCACCTAACCTGGAGTTCAAATCCACTCCAAACACTCCAGGCTCAGAAAGGTGGCAGAACCTCACCAAG CCAACAGCTACATATGGTTCAGTTCATCATATTCCAAGTGGAAGAAGACCTTTAGGAAAG AGCTACTCCACAGGGGCAAACGCAGACTTATTGCCCCCTCTACCACCCTCATCGAGGGCTGCACATGCTACCCAcccaccacaccaccaccaccaccatcaccatcaccgcagccatttatctgtttgtgtgctaCCAGCAGTTATG GCTCCAAAGCCTGACTCAAGGGAAACACCACCTATCAGACCTCTTGAAAGTGATGCAGAT GCTGTGTTAACAAGGTTGTGCGGGTgtgacaaactgctgcagtcACTGTCCATAGAGCTTGCCCAGCTGCAAATGGATAAG GATAGTGTCCAGTGTGCATTAGAAGTGTCcagactgcagctggaggagtGGCATAGCCAAGGGCCCCGTGCTCAGGAAGAGGCATTGACACAGAAGGCTTTGCTCCAGGAAGATCTTGTCACAATACGGGCCAGAATGTGTGACGTATCATTG gaaatggAAAGGGTGTGGAGTCAATATGAGAGAATGGAAAGTGAACTGTCTGTTATACGCTCACATCTTCAGCATATCTGTAACTTTGGAATTCCACAG gAGCAGTCTCAGGCTCAGAGAGAGCTGTGGATGATGGAGGACATCCTCTCTGGACTGAAGGTCAACAGGGAACATTTCCGTTTCTTGCTGGGACTAGGGAAGCACCACA TGTTTCAGCAACCAGCCCCACATCCTGGATCCCCTGGCTCTCCTACAGGGAGGAGTGGAGCACCAATG GATTTGGAACAAGAACCACCAGCCCGCCCAGCATTACCCCTGGAGCTACAGGAAAGCCAACAGACCCGGGACCACAGCCATGTCTATACAGAATCACCATATGAG AGAATCTACAGCCACACTGATCCTGCACATAGAAGAGGAAACAGCCAGCCTGACCTCCTTAATGTGAAAGCACCAAGAGACGCATCTG AACTTCAGTCTGGTTCAAAGTGGATCCCACCAGAAAAAGCGAACCAATCAACCAAG AAAACGAAGATGAGTGAAGAAGAGCAGATTGAAAGGATGAAGAGAAATCAAGAGAGGCTAACAAATAGGAAGAAACCTCCCATGTCCACTGCAGCTGCCCAAAGTCAAAGTTCAGAAACACAAGAGGAG GCCCCCTTTCCTTTAAGAGTGACAAGAGTGGTTACAGCTGTACTGCCGTCCTCTCTTGTGGCCCGACGGGTGTCTGTTGAGGATCCCCCAGCAGAGCTCAACACTCCATTGCCTGAGCAGATCCCATCTCAGATGCAGCACAGGCTGACTGAACAGGGCAGAAAAATGATAAGTAAGCCACCCAGACATCTGCCACTGGAAAGTTCTGATCAAAACCGCTCTTTGGCAGAAATGCAGCAGGATCAGCCTACTAAAAGGACAAGCAGACAGCAGCATCTAGCAGCACTGCGGTCTTCCAAGAAAGAGTCATGGCCAGACTTGAGGAGAGCTGAAGCTACAGAGGCCTCAAGGAGTCAATCTCGAGACTATCCAATTTTGGGAAATGGAAGAGAAAGCTCAGACACTAGG GACGAGGAACAACCTTCTGCCCTCCTGACCCCTGACATGAATCCTAACCCCTGTCTGACCCCTGAACAGAGAGAGGCCAAACTTCGGCGTGTGGAGCGAATAAGGGAGAGAGTCATACGAAG CCAGAGAGAGTGTGCCCACACACAATCTACAACCAGTCAGGGGGGAGGGGCAGGAAGTTCTCCAGGTGCCCCAGAACACAGCTAG
- the LOC115060459 gene encoding tripartite motif-containing protein 16-like protein, translating into MPTRPNSAVILSETSKTEKVSVYVPDIPEPTSRPDLMKFWMNFSLDDKTANKMLWISDKGSKVSRRTEEVCPVLDRPERYEYSPQVVCKEGVWNMRAYWEVEFSGWVVIGATYEGAGRRANNGPSGLGENEESWGLGWSGTCYQIWFNGINKDINGVPFCSRIGVYIDQPAGIISFYTVTGEGAEREVKLLHKVKTVIMKKILPGFWIGIQSSCTLLKKTE; encoded by the exons ATGCCCACCAGGCCTAATTCTGCAGTAATCCTCTCTGAGACCAGCAAAACAG AAAAAGTCTCAGTTTATGTGCCGGATATTCCGGAGCCAACAAGCAGACCTGATCTCATGAAAT TCTGGATGAATTTTTCTTTGGATGATAAGACGGCAAATAAGATGTTGTGGATTTCTGACAAGGGGTCTAAGGTATCTCGTAGAACTGAGGAGGTCTGTCCTGTCCTGGACAGACCAGAAAGATATGAGTACTCTCCACAG GTGGTGTGCAAAGAGGGAGTTTGGAACATGAGAGCCTACTGGGAGGTCGAATTCTCAGGGTGGGTGGTAATCGGAGCCACCTATGAAGGAGCAGGGAGGAGGGCAAATAATGGGCCGAGTGGCCTGGGAGAAAATGAGGAGTCTTGGGGTCTAGGTTGGTCAGGAACGTGTTACCAGATCTGGTTCAATGGcataaataaagacattaatGGCGTCCCATTTTGTTCCAGAATTGGAGTTTACATTGACCAGCCAGCAGGAATTATTAGCTTTTATACTGTGACTGGTGAAGGTGCAGAGAGGGAGGTTAAGCTGTTGCATAAAGTTAAAACTGTTATCATGAAGAAGATCCTTCCGGGTTTCTGGATAGGTATTCAGTCCTCATGCACATTactgaagaaaacagaatga
- the LOC115060461 gene encoding tripartite motif-containing protein 16-like: MPTTTRIISYTRRSDKEKIPVYEPNIPEPKCRPDLTKYWINLSLDDKTAHKMLWITEGGAKVSRMANDLTCPVLDRPERYEFAPQVLSNQGILGFRGYWEVEFTGWVVIGVVYEGAGRRNSDGPCGLGENENSWGLGWSGSSYTSWHNGNSSDISDIPKCSRMGIYLDQPAGILNFYAVEEVREGEQGTAGKEVRILQKVKNSFRERLIPGFWIGSQSNCTIVNKEEVITATQ, translated from the exons ATGCCTACTACAACAAGAATCATTTCTTACACCAGGAGGTCGGACAAag AGAAGATCCCAGTCTATGAGCCAAATATCCCTGAACCTAAATGCAGACCTGATCTAACCAAAT ACTGGATCAACCTTTCTTTGGATGATAAGACAGCCCATAAGATGTTGTGGATCACAGAGGGTGGTGCTAAAGTGTCCCGTATGGCTAATGATCTTACTTGTCCTGTCTTGGATAGACCAGAGAGATATGAGTTTGCTCCTCAG GTTCTTAGCAACCAAGGCATCCTGGGCTTCCGAGgctactgggaggtggagtttACAGGATGGGTTGTAATTGGGGTTGTGTACgaaggagcaggaaggaggaacaGTGATGGACCCTGCGGCCTGGGAGAGAATGAGAACTCCTGGGGTCTGGGCTGGAGCGGTTCTAGCTATACTTCCTGGCACAACGGGAACAGTTCTGATATCAGTGACATCCCTAAGTGCTCTAGAATGGGTATATACCTTGACCAGCCCGCTGGCATCCTTAACTTTTATGCTGTGGAGGAGGTGAGGGAAGGAGAGCAGGGCACAGCAGGGAAGGAGGTTCGAATTTTGCAGAAAGTGAAGAACTCCTTTAGGGAGAGACTGATTCCAGGTTTCTGGATAGGCTCCCAATCTAATTGCACGATTGTAAATAAAGAGGAAGTCATAACTGCAACTCAGTGA